A genome region from Myxocyprinus asiaticus isolate MX2 ecotype Aquarium Trade chromosome 12, UBuf_Myxa_2, whole genome shotgun sequence includes the following:
- the pecam1b gene encoding platelet endothelial cell adhesion molecule isoform X7, which produces MQVKIQPCLRMGTFLLLFLFTLTSSAEEAHADIIIKSVNLTIQPRNEVQRGTNVSLTCLAEVSYSAMSQPSHKYIFYKDYQPLHTKETSNTELPYFISDARVGHSGKYKCAVVNGKQKKESSVKDLMVKGLQTPVLSVDKSVMREGDVITANCMAEGETGSLTFFFRDGDEELYSESTNNHQVQQKLSLSKGTSNLFCFYFISLGGTMAQSNKSEVIKVNIQELKIKPSITVKPSTNVIEGDTINFRCNVDMIQQKNSELRISLVHGRTTLSFNMTHKNYTMSAKANDSGEFECISSMGNVHKSASVSITVKELFSKPVLSIIPSSVFERERFHINCHVKSFASERIQQDDIKYSIFKDNTLIISNDRYSDTAGRATNGKYMCSAEAKGIIKKSLAELFEAKVLVSKPEITVDGPVIVGKPFWIVCHSENGSLPIFYTLKRKHFNGNWTDAYIHNNKSRFLAMISTPADISSYLCEAKNNGPASAKMSERLYAPVIVPVGKPLLTVIPVPGNTEEGQDLTLICGIPKGSPPISFTFYRSTHTQLHNTTVQSNSSSYVLTAVTRQDSGSYYCRALNSAEEASMSDPITVEVSLATWKKALIAAFCMLLVAPLILVFAMRYKAKRGKKEMAAELSVLQALNQMSL; this is translated from the exons ATGCAGGTGAAGATCCAGCCCTGTCTGAGGATGGGcaccttcctcctcctcttcttgtTCACCT TAACATCATCAGCAGAGGAAGCCCATGCAG ACATCATCATAAAAAGTGTAAATCTCACTATCCAGCCCAGGAATGAAGTTCAGAGGGGTACAAATGTGTCACTGACTTGCCTGGCGGAGGTCAGCTACAGCGCAATGTCTCAACCAAGCCACAAATACATATTCTACAAAGATTATCAGCCATTACATACAAAAGAGACCAGTAATACAGAGCTGCCCTACTTCATATCAGATGCCAGAGTGGGTCACTCTGGGAAATACAAATGTGCTGTGGTCAATGGGAAGCAAAAGAAGGAAAGCAGTGTCAAAGACCTGATGGTGAAAG GTCTACAAACACCAGTCCTGTCGGTAGATAAATCCGTTATGAGAGAAGGAGATGTCATTACTGCTAACTGTATGGCAGAGGGTGAAACTGGTTCACTAACGTTCTTCTTTAGAGATGGAGATGAGGAACTCTACAGCGAGTCCACCAATAATCACCAAGTTCAGCAAAAGCTGTCTCTTTCTAAGGGAACTTCGAATCTGTTTTGCTTCTATTTTATTAGTCTAGGTGGCACAATGGCACAGTCTAACAAAAGTGAAGTGATCAAAGTTAACATACAAG AGCTGAAGATCAAACCTTCAATCACAGTTAAGCCATCAACAAATGTCATTGAAGGTGACACCATAAACTTTAGATGCAATGTGGATATGATTCAGCAGAAGAATTCTGAACTCAGAATCAGTCTCGTCCATGGACGTACCACGCTCAGTTTTAACATGACACATAAGAATTACACCATGTCTGCTAAGGCAAATGACTCTGGGGAATTTGAGTGCATTTCAAGCATGGGAAATGTTCATAAGTCCGCCTCTGTGAGCATCACTGTAAAAG AGCTTTTCTCCAAGCCTGTCTTGAGCATTATCCCATccagtgtgtttgagagagaacgCTTCCACATCAACTGTCATGTCAAGAGCTTTGCCTCAGAGAGAATCCAACAGGATGACATAAAGTACTCAATATTCAAAGACAATACACTTATAATCAGTAATGACAGATACAGTGACACTGCAGGCAGAGCAACCAATGGGAAATATATGTGTTCGGCTGAAGCGAAAGGGATTATCAAAAAGAGCTTGGCTGAGTTATTTGAAGCAAAAG tTCTTGTCTCAAAGCCTGAGATCACTGTAGACGGTCCTGTTATCGTGGGTAAGCCGTTTTGGATCGTTTGTCACTCTGAGAATGGAAGTCTGCCGATTTTCTACACCCTGAAGAGAAAGCACTTTAATGGGAACTGGACCGATGCTTACATTCATAATAATAAGTCTCGTTTCTTGGCCATGATATCAACTCCTGCAGACATCAGTAGTTATTTGTGTGAAGCAAAGAATAACGGTCCAGCCTCAGCCAAGATGAGTGAAAGGCTGTACGCGCCTGTAATAG TTCCAGTAGGGAAGCCCTTACTCACAGTCATCCCGGTACCAGGAAACACTGAAGAGGGTCAAGATCTGACACTGATATGTGGCATTCCAAAAGGCTCTCCACCCATCAGTTTTACCTTTTATCGCAGCACTCATACACAACTTCACAACACCACAGTTCAAAGTAATTCATCCTCATATGTCCTGACTGCAGTGACCAGACAGGACAGTGGATCGTACTACTGCAGAGCACTTAACTCAGCTGAGGAGGCGAGCATGAGTGACCCCATCACCGTTGAAG
- the pecam1b gene encoding platelet endothelial cell adhesion molecule isoform X8, which yields MQVKIQPCLRMGTFLLLFLFTLTSSAEEAHADIIIKSVNLTIQPRNEVQRGTNVSLTCLAEVSYSAMSQPSHKYIFYKDYQPLHTKETSNTELPYFISDARVGHSGKYKCAVVNGKQKKESSVKDLMVKGLQTPVLSVDKSVMREGDVITANCMAEGETGSLTFFFRDGDEELYSESTNNHQVQQKLSLSKGTSNLFCFYFISLGGTMAQSNKSEVIKVNIQELKIKPSITVKPSTNVIEGDTINFRCNVDMIQQKNSELRISLVHGRTTLSFNMTHKNYTMSAKANDSGEFECISSMGNVHKSASVSITVKELFSKPVLSIIPSSVFERERFHINCHVKSFASERIQQDDIKYSIFKDNTLIISNDRYSDTAGRATNGKYMCSAEAKGIIKKSLAELFEAKVLVSKPEITVDGPVIVGKPFWIVCHSENGSLPIFYTLKRKHFNGNWTDAYIHNNKSRFLAMISTPADISSYLCEAKNNGPASAKMSERLYAPVIVPVGKPLLTVIPVPGNTEEGQDLTLICGIPKGSPPISFTFYRSTHTQLHNTTVQSNSSSYVLTAVTRQDSGSYYCRALNSAEEASMSDPITVEVSLATWKKALIAAFCMLLVAPLILVFAMRYKAKRGRETYNLPASQAAHMPDL from the exons ATGCAGGTGAAGATCCAGCCCTGTCTGAGGATGGGcaccttcctcctcctcttcttgtTCACCT TAACATCATCAGCAGAGGAAGCCCATGCAG ACATCATCATAAAAAGTGTAAATCTCACTATCCAGCCCAGGAATGAAGTTCAGAGGGGTACAAATGTGTCACTGACTTGCCTGGCGGAGGTCAGCTACAGCGCAATGTCTCAACCAAGCCACAAATACATATTCTACAAAGATTATCAGCCATTACATACAAAAGAGACCAGTAATACAGAGCTGCCCTACTTCATATCAGATGCCAGAGTGGGTCACTCTGGGAAATACAAATGTGCTGTGGTCAATGGGAAGCAAAAGAAGGAAAGCAGTGTCAAAGACCTGATGGTGAAAG GTCTACAAACACCAGTCCTGTCGGTAGATAAATCCGTTATGAGAGAAGGAGATGTCATTACTGCTAACTGTATGGCAGAGGGTGAAACTGGTTCACTAACGTTCTTCTTTAGAGATGGAGATGAGGAACTCTACAGCGAGTCCACCAATAATCACCAAGTTCAGCAAAAGCTGTCTCTTTCTAAGGGAACTTCGAATCTGTTTTGCTTCTATTTTATTAGTCTAGGTGGCACAATGGCACAGTCTAACAAAAGTGAAGTGATCAAAGTTAACATACAAG AGCTGAAGATCAAACCTTCAATCACAGTTAAGCCATCAACAAATGTCATTGAAGGTGACACCATAAACTTTAGATGCAATGTGGATATGATTCAGCAGAAGAATTCTGAACTCAGAATCAGTCTCGTCCATGGACGTACCACGCTCAGTTTTAACATGACACATAAGAATTACACCATGTCTGCTAAGGCAAATGACTCTGGGGAATTTGAGTGCATTTCAAGCATGGGAAATGTTCATAAGTCCGCCTCTGTGAGCATCACTGTAAAAG AGCTTTTCTCCAAGCCTGTCTTGAGCATTATCCCATccagtgtgtttgagagagaacgCTTCCACATCAACTGTCATGTCAAGAGCTTTGCCTCAGAGAGAATCCAACAGGATGACATAAAGTACTCAATATTCAAAGACAATACACTTATAATCAGTAATGACAGATACAGTGACACTGCAGGCAGAGCAACCAATGGGAAATATATGTGTTCGGCTGAAGCGAAAGGGATTATCAAAAAGAGCTTGGCTGAGTTATTTGAAGCAAAAG tTCTTGTCTCAAAGCCTGAGATCACTGTAGACGGTCCTGTTATCGTGGGTAAGCCGTTTTGGATCGTTTGTCACTCTGAGAATGGAAGTCTGCCGATTTTCTACACCCTGAAGAGAAAGCACTTTAATGGGAACTGGACCGATGCTTACATTCATAATAATAAGTCTCGTTTCTTGGCCATGATATCAACTCCTGCAGACATCAGTAGTTATTTGTGTGAAGCAAAGAATAACGGTCCAGCCTCAGCCAAGATGAGTGAAAGGCTGTACGCGCCTGTAATAG TTCCAGTAGGGAAGCCCTTACTCACAGTCATCCCGGTACCAGGAAACACTGAAGAGGGTCAAGATCTGACACTGATATGTGGCATTCCAAAAGGCTCTCCACCCATCAGTTTTACCTTTTATCGCAGCACTCATACACAACTTCACAACACCACAGTTCAAAGTAATTCATCCTCATATGTCCTGACTGCAGTGACCAGACAGGACAGTGGATCGTACTACTGCAGAGCACTTAACTCAGCTGAGGAGGCGAGCATGAGTGACCCCATCACCGTTGAAG